One stretch of Candidatus Epulonipiscium sp. DNA includes these proteins:
- the ilvB gene encoding biosynthetic-type acetolactate synthase large subunit, translating into MQLTGSQILIECLKEQGVDTVFGYPGGAVLNIYDELYKHQNEIRHILTAHEQGASHAADGYARVTGKVGVCIATSGPGATNLVTGIATAYMDSVPMVAITGNVPISLLGKDSFQEVDICGITMPITKHNFIVKDVNELADTIRKAFYIAKEGRPGPVLIDIPKDITAAYTNYKYQEPKPIPTNTEYIREKDINRALELINNSKRPFVYAGGGVGYANASSELVDFAEKINAPVACSLMGQGAFPATHGLYTGMIGMHGTKASNIAATECDLLIAIGARFSDRVVSKLERFAPDAKVLHIDIDPAEINKNIHTHRHIIGDLKEVLKLLNTQLEGKTRGKWNERIDDLMKEYPVGYNKNGSLMPQQVIEKIYEKTQGGAIITTEVGQHQMWAAQYYKFTTPRTYITSGGLGTMGYGTGAAIGAQIGMPEKQVVHIAGDGSFRMNCNELATINAYNIPIIIVVINNGTLGMVRQWQTMFYGGRHSATTLDRGPDFVKLAEAYGAKGYKITTEEELDIALGEALSLKAPVILDCHVDIDEKVLPMVPPGKAIEDVITEELQ; encoded by the coding sequence ATGCAGCTGACGGGTTCACAGATTTTAATAGAATGTTTAAAAGAACAAGGAGTCGACACGGTTTTTGGATACCCTGGAGGGGCTGTTTTAAACATATACGACGAGTTATATAAACATCAAAATGAAATAAGACATATATTAACCGCCCATGAGCAGGGGGCATCCCATGCAGCCGATGGCTATGCAAGGGTTACAGGAAAAGTAGGAGTGTGTATAGCGACTTCTGGCCCCGGAGCAACCAATCTAGTAACAGGCATAGCAACTGCTTATATGGATTCGGTTCCTATGGTAGCCATAACTGGGAATGTACCCATTTCTCTCTTGGGAAAAGATAGTTTTCAAGAGGTGGATATTTGCGGAATAACCATGCCTATTACAAAACATAATTTTATTGTAAAAGATGTAAACGAATTAGCAGATACCATAAGAAAGGCATTTTATATAGCAAAGGAAGGACGTCCGGGTCCAGTTCTTATAGATATTCCAAAGGATATAACTGCGGCTTATACAAACTATAAATACCAAGAGCCGAAACCTATTCCCACAAATACGGAATATATTAGGGAAAAAGATATAAATAGAGCGCTTGAATTAATCAATAACTCAAAAAGACCCTTTGTATATGCAGGTGGGGGAGTAGGATACGCCAATGCTTCTAGCGAATTGGTAGACTTTGCAGAAAAAATCAACGCTCCTGTGGCTTGCAGCCTAATGGGACAAGGAGCATTCCCAGCAACCCACGGGCTTTATACAGGTATGATTGGAATGCATGGAACAAAGGCATCAAATATAGCAGCTACAGAATGTGACTTGCTTATTGCCATCGGCGCTCGTTTTAGCGATAGGGTTGTTAGTAAACTAGAGAGATTTGCACCGGATGCCAAGGTACTTCATATAGATATTGACCCTGCAGAAATAAATAAGAATATTCATACCCATCGCCATATAATAGGTGACCTAAAAGAAGTTTTAAAACTGCTAAATACACAGTTAGAAGGCAAGACAAGGGGCAAATGGAACGAAAGGATAGACGATTTAATGAAAGAATATCCTGTAGGTTATAATAAAAACGGTAGTCTAATGCCTCAACAAGTTATAGAGAAGATTTATGAAAAGACACAGGGTGGAGCCATAATCACAACAGAAGTTGGACAGCACCAAATGTGGGCAGCTCAATATTATAAATTTACTACACCCCGTACTTATATAACATCGGGAGGACTTGGAACTATGGGATATGGTACAGGGGCGGCTATAGGAGCTCAAATCGGAATGCCTGAAAAACAAGTTGTTCATATTGCAGGAGATGGAAGTTTTAGAATGAACTGCAATGAATTAGCAACTATCAACGCTTATAATATCCCGATTATTATAGTAGTTATTAATAATGGAACCTTAGGTATGGTTAGACAATGGCAGACCATGTTTTATGGAGGCAGACATTCTGCTACAACCTTAGATAGAGGTCCTGATTTTGTAAAATTAGCTGAGGCCTACGGGGCCAAGGGATACAAAATCACTACTGAGGAAGAGCTAGATATTGCATTAGGGGAAGCTCTCTCCTTAAAAGCACCGGTTATATTAGATTGCCATGTAGATATAGATGAAAAAGTGCTACCGATGGTACCGCCGGGTAAGGCTATAGAAGATGTAATCACAGAGGAACTACAATAG